DNA sequence from the Sporolituus thermophilus DSM 23256 genome:
CTTACGACGAGGGACGCATGCTCCTTTGGCCGGTAGGGACATGGCTAGAAGTGATTGCCTCAAACCCTGGAGGCGACTATGTATTTAATGCCGAAATACTCAGTCGTGCCCTCGGTGATGTTAAAAGTTACATTATTACTCGTCCGCAAACCATTGCCCGCTACAATAATCGGCATTTGACTTCAGGAGCAATGACAAGGGTTATTGCGCTTACCAGCGGAAAGGGTGGGGTAGGGAAGACTACCTTGGCAATTAATCTAGCCATAGCGTTGGCTTCTTACGGGAAACGAGTTTTTATTATGGATGTAGATCTTGGCACTGCTAACGTGGATGTTCTTTTAGGATTGCGGCCGCAATGGGACATTACTGCCGTGCTTGCCGAGGAAAAAAGTCTTCTCGATATTGCCATCCCTGCTCCTGGTAATATTGCCGTTATCCCTGGCGGTTCGGGCCTCCAGGAATTAACGCAAATGAGCGAGAGTCGGTTTATAAAGCTTATTCATAGTTTTAATCAGTTAGATGGATTAGCTGATATCCTTCTTTTGGATACAGGTGCTGGCATTTCCCGCGATGTTTCGAATTTTTTACTTGCAGCAGATGAAGTAGTTGTTGTGACTACGCCTGAGCCGCATGCTCTGACTGACGCATATGCCATTATCAAGATCATGCATAAGCTACAATGTTCTTCCCGAAAAATGCTTATCGTTAATCGAGCGGAAACGGTAGAAGAGGCAAGGGAAGTAGCAGATAAACTGATCACCGCTAGTCATCATTTTTTACATCAAGAAATCAAGTATCTTGGAAGCGTTTGCGAGGACCGTGTTGTCCGTAAGTCACTCAAGGCACAGTATCCGCTTATCCTTTCCCACCCTCAATCGGCAGTAGCTAAAGACGTCCGCGCCATCGCAGCAAATTTACTGCATTTGCCGGTAAATCCGGTAAATACTGAGGCCAATAGAGGTATTACTGGCTTTGTGTCAAAACTTGTATCTTTATTCCGGCGAAATTCCAGCGAAAAAATACTACAACCATACTAAACTTGGGTAGCATACTAAACTTGGGTAGTGAGTATAAAAAGTTTAATATATACTTCGTCCTACTGGCCGAGTAGTGAAAAGGGATGAGTAAAACATACTCATCCCTTTTTACCTATGCTTCCTATGCTTAGTTTAAAATTTAATTAAAAACGGCGAAACAACCCAACTACTTTTCCTAATATAGTCACATTCTGGGAGTAAATAGGTTCCATATAATTATTTTCGGGTTGTAAGCGAATATAGTCTTTTTCTTTATAGAACCGTTTTACCGTGGCTTCTTCGCCATCTAGTAAAGCAACGACTATGTCCCCATTTCTGGCCGTATTTTGTTCGCGCACAATCACAAGATCGCCGTCAAGGATACCGGCGTTAATCATGCTGTCGCCTCTAACAACCAACATAAAAACATTATCATCATTACCGACAAACTCTGTTGGTAGGGGAAAGACTTCCTCAATGTTTTCCACCGCTAAAATAGGTTGGCCCGCTGTCACCCGTCCGACCATAGGAACAGGGGTTAAGGCTTTTTGACGCCATGGCGCTTCATCAAGCACCTCAATAGCTCTGGGTTTCGTAGGGTCGCGCCGAATAAAGCCTAATTCTTCCAATTTAGAAAGGTGGCTGTGTACGGTAGAACTTGAACTCAAGCCAACTGCTTCACCAATTTCACGAACTGATGGAGGGTATCCTTTTATGCGTAACGTTTCTTTTATGTAGGCTAAAATTTGCTTTTGCCGATTACTTAATAAAAATTCCTTAGTCACTTTTTATTCAACCCCTGTAAACTCCTATTTCTTTCATTATAACAATATTTTCCCGCTATTGCAAACATGAGTTCGAAAAAAAGCATCAGGTTTATTGACCAAACATATGTACTATGTTAAAATATTTGTAGACGAACATATGTTTAGAGGGGTGGTTGAATGCTAAAGTATTATTTAAAATTATTTTTATTTACCATGTTGGTTGCAATTATTTCCTGGTATGGTTTAAGTGGTGCATTTGCACAAACAAATGCATTTTTGGTGTCTGATTCATACCAGCTTATTACCGTTAATTATGGTGATACTTTATGGTCAATTGCATCAAAATATGTAACCGATCAAGATGATATTCGCGACTTAATCATAGCCATTAAGCAGACGAATAATTTAGATAATGGCGTAGTAATTCATCCCGGTCAGCAACTTAAAATTCCACTCAAAACAAAAAATTTTGAGATAAGCAGGGTTGTCCAAAAATAGGCTTTTAAGGCCTATTTTTTTGTGATTTTTTACGTCCGATAATATTTATTATGTTAAGTAAACGGTGGAAGAGGCCTCAAATTACATGCTGTAGGCCAGAAAATTTCTAACGAATAAAAATGCCGCTAAGTCAAATACTAAAACAGGACTTGTAACCAATAAAAAATTTGATCAAAAGATCAAATGGAGGTGAACCCTTGTCACTCAAATCGTCTTATAAATCAAAATCAACCCAGCATTTATATGAATTCTCAGAAGAGCTTGCTGTGAGCAAAGTAAGCAACGATCGTAAGTTTATAACTTCACAGGAAGAACAAAAACGATAAAACTGTTTAAATCTAGTCAAGATAGTATGGCCAATAAATCATGCGAGTTTTCCCAAGAATTAACATCGAGCTCCTGTTTTTCTTCTAAATCCAAAAGCTCTTCCAAATCATAACATAAATTATCACACGTATATGTATAAGGGAGGTGTGTTAGCCACACCCCCTTTTCTCCTTTTCGCTTGATCCCTTGATATTTTGATATGATATTGAAGATTATTGCTATTGAAAATGTATACTTTTTCCTCTTTTGATACATATTACATATAAAATAAAAACTTTACGGAGGTAGTCATCATGTCTGCAACCTTAAGCATAAAAGAAAAGTCGTATCTGGAAGACGCCATGGAATTAGAAAATCTTTGTCTTGTCAAGTATAGCGTCTATGCTGATCAATGCGAAGACACCGAACTCAAACAATTAATGTTTGACATTACAAAAAATAAACGTCAGCGTGCTGACCGGATGAAACGTTTATTAGGACAAACCCACGCTACTCATTATCAATAAAATTTGAAGACTAAAACCGCTCGAAAGGAAGTGTTTCGTCGATGCGAAAGAGTTATAGCATGAACACCATGAACCGCCTTTCTGACCGTGATATGCTCTTGGATTTATTGGTTACGGAAAATTACCTTTCCCAGCTCTATAATCATGCCGTTTTAGAATCCTCCACCAGTAATGTACAGAAAACTTTTGAACAGCTTTTACAGGACGCGCACAACACTTCTCGCGCCTTATTTACGGAAATGCAGGAGCGAGGCTGGTACAATGTAAAAAGAACTGCCGATGCCGATAAAGAGATACGTACTCGAAAAAGCATCAGGGAAACCTTTGACCTTTCTGACGATAGTACTTACGCTACGACTAGTGGTAGCCGCAAATTAGGCCGTCACTTGGGCTATAAACGGCGGATGGGAAAAACGGGAGTATTTACCCGCGATCCTAAAATCCGCACTAGTATGCAGGAAGAACAGGATTGGCAGTAGAAACCAGGGAGTATCCTGGTTTTTTCTTTAAAAAAAGACACTAAAAAATAATGTTTAAAGCATCCAAAACATTAGTAATCCGATTGAACATCGTAACTTGTTCGGAACCGGCAAAAAGCAGCCCAACGGCATAGTTGTCCTCTGTCAAAACAAGCGCCCCACTATCGCCCGGCATGCTCATAGGACCGGCCAATACTTGGTCAGCGAAAACACCATATTCCCTATTGCCTAAAGCAACTTTTACGATAACATCAGTTGCCAAAACCAAGCTATGTGTCACACCTGTACTTCTGCCACTCTTCTTAACAGCCATACCAACTTTTGCGTCCTTTACGCCGGCAATTTGTCCAAACTCAAAAATTTCATCCCGGATTATAACGTCGTTAACAGGCTTGGCAACGGCGCAATCCACAACGTTAGTTTTTTCACTTTCGCGCAATACTTGGATTCGGTAATGCGGTTGCAACAAGCCAATGATTTTGTTAAGCAGTGTTTCAAACATTTTGGCCATTGGGCATTGTGGTGCCATTGTTTCCCTCAATAAGGGTACAAACCGCACCAAGTGTCCAATAACATTATCTTGTAGGGTACCGCCGTCGTAAATTCCTGGCTGAACAATAGGGTCGCCAACCACAGCCCGCCCGTCTGACCCATCAGTTGCATTGGCAAGCACATGGTTATTGGACAAAATTAATCGTTCACCTGTGTCTCGGTCGCGAACTACGGCCCCAAATGTTCCAGCCGATACTTTGAAATGACCGATGCTAACTCCTGGTTGTGCAGGGCGTACTGTCTGTGTTCGATCAGATAATAGCCGAATATCGCCTACTTCAATTACATCTGTTGGCAGTCCGTCAATTTTTCGAGGCAACAAAGCTTCACGGCTCAATTCGCAGCGTGGCAGTTTTTTACGTACAAGAATAATAACTGATTGCTCTCCCGTACTTTCTCCCCGCACTAATTTATGCCCACGGCCAACACCGAGAACGTTATCTATAGTTGTCAATTCACGAAACAGTGATGACAAGCCTTGCTTAAGCATATCCGTACCCCCCTAGCCAATCTAGTGTATGATATGCAGCAGGCCTGCCGTAAGTAACGATTTAAGCGTTACGGGAACTATAACAATACTTTGATATCACTTAATTTTTGCCGCGCAGCTTCTTCACCTTTTGCTATACAGTGAGCGACATATCTGGAGCTTTTAAAATCAAGGTCATATACAGATGGGCGAATTATCACATCAGCATATTGTTCGCCTTTTAACAAGGTCACCTCCCTACCCATGATTTCGATACATTGGATCAGAATTTCGCCAATTGTTTCAATATCGTTGATTTGTTGTCCGTCATAACCTAAATTAACGGCTATAATTACGTCAGCCCCCATATGGTGAAGGATATCGGTCGGTAAATTATTTTTGACTCCTCCGTCTACCAAAGTCATGCCATGATACTTTTTGGGACAAAATACGCCGGGGATGGAGATGCTGGCGCGTACAGCCTCTGATAGAAGAGCATTGTGAATATATCTGGCATTTAGTATTTTGCGCTGTCCTGGTAAAGGGGTTGTAAAAAAAACCGTATCGGCGGAGTTAATGTCCACAGCCGTAATGGCAATGGGGATTTTTGTATCCCGGACCGTTTTTTGTTGCCAGTATTTTACAAAAAATTTCTCAATTTTGTCACCTTTCACCAACCCTTTAGGCAAGACGGACCAAAACCGATATTTGGGACCTAAAAAACATTTTACGCCGTGTTTTATTAAGTCGGCAATTGTAAACTTTAAGTCTACTAGGTCACGAATCTTAATAGTTTCGGCTATGGTGGCCATATCCCGAGGCGAATAACCGCAGGCATACATTGCCGCGATAATTGCGCCTGCGCTAGTTCCGGCAATCATATGAATAGGGATTTGGTTTTGTAGCAGTACATTCAAAACGCCAATATGGGCTATCCCCCGCAACCCACCGCCACTTAAAGCCAACCCTACCTTTGGCCTGCGATTACTCTCCCGACCATTCACTCTAACAAGCATGAAGTTCCCACCTCACAGTCCCTCTGCTATATCCTATGAATAAGCTAAAAGACTGTGCAAAAAACCACCTAGCAAGACATAACTCAACGCTAGGTGGTTTTAGGTTTGTTTTTCGGCCAATATAATCATCCGTGGCGCTTCTACACCATAAGTACGATAATCGAACCCTCCGTAAGTCTGTTTAATGGAAAAGCCTGCCTGAGCCAGTATTGCCGTTATTTCGGCTAAGGAATAGGCACGCAATACGAATTCGTACTGTGTTTTCGCGCCTGTTAACAGGTTAACTAGTTCTCGTTTCATAATCGCGACACCCTGGCTAAGCTCAACTTTGTAGGATAAAACATACTCGCCGCTAGGGTGACGCCAATATCGATTAAGGCTATTACGTACCATCCAGTCGCGATTCAGTAAATCGATCAGGAACAGGCCATGTGGGCGTAACGCTTTCGCTACCCGTTTAAGAACGTCAATATTTTCAGCATCGCTAAAATAGCCGAAGGCGGCAAACATATTAATAACCGCGTCAAACTCCTCACAGTAGTCGAGTTCACGCATATCACACTGGGCAAAGGTTACTGCTACTCCTTCCTCCTCTGCTTTTTGGCTCGCAATATCAAGAAAGGCCTTTGTAGCATCCACCCCGGTAACATTGAAGCCCAGTCTCGCTAATTCAATGGCATGACGCCCATAACCGCAGTAGAGGTCTAAGATTGAGGAATTGGGCGGTAGATTGAGAACTGTTGTAATAAATTGAATTTCCTGGTCGGTTCCTGCTAATGAATAGGCCTTAAAATCGCCAAAAACATCTTGTGTCATGGTTACTTACACCACCACTATGTTTAATAAACCAATTTTTTAAGCAGCAAGTACGGATTAACTTTTAGGATTGTTTCAATTAGATTTTCCGCATCCCACCCGTGCCACCTTGCGGGCAAAACGGTGCTTAGTAAGTCGCGGGGATTATGAGTTTCACTGGGGGGACAATCTGGCTCGATATGTCACGCCGTGCGCAACTACCAATAGTATATATTTAATTGGCGTCGAGATGATCCCTATAAAGACAAACCCGGTTTTTAGAAGTCCGTTTTGCCCTATATAACGCCAAATCGGCGTGATCAATGAGTTCAGTTTCGGATTGAGCGTCATAAGGATAGCCGGCTACCCCCATGCTCACTGTAAGTACCCCTCCCGGTTGAGAATGTTTATTGGCAAAGGGATATTCGGCTACTGCCTTACGGATGCGCTCAGCAATTTTAAGCGCTTCGTCTATTGTCGTTTCTGGGAACAGGACGGCGAATTCTTCACCCCCGTAGCGTACGACAATATCAACATCGCGACAATTTTGCCTAATGATGTTGGCTATAGTTCGGATTATATAATCACCCTGACGATGTCCGTAAGTATCGTTATAAAGTTTAAAGTTATCAATATCGATCATTAGCAGGGATAACGGACGTTTATACCTAACCGCTCGCTTGAACTCCCGTTCAAACAATGTTTGGAAATAACGGTAATTATATAAACCTGTAAGGCCATCAGTAATTGCCTGAAGTTCCACACGAGATACATGATTAGCATGAGCAATAGTCATGCTAATTTGGCTGGCAAGAGACCGTAGCAAATCCAAATCATAGTCTTGTAAGCGTTTCGCTTGATTGGTTTCAACATCCAAAACGCCTATGATTTCGTTATTGACGATAAGTGGTACCGCTACTTCGCTCACGCCGTCATGGGTTCCTTTTATATAGCGAGGATCATGACGAACATCAGGAACGTAAATTAATTGCCCTGTCAAAGCAGCATATCCTGTGATCCCCTTCCCTAATGGGATACGAACGTTATTGGAATATCCCCGGTGAGCCTTCATGGTTAATTCCTGACGATCTTTGTCTAACAGCAATATAGCGGCGCAGGTAAACCCAAGTTCACGTGTAATTCCGTCCAATATTTCGTTTAATACTTCATTTTCATTAACTGTTTTCTGGACAATGGCAGTGATGCGATATAAGGCTGCAAGTTTCTTATGGGCCTGCTCTAAGTCCATAAGGTGTAAGTCTAGTTTAGACATGGCGACACATAACTCTTGATTAACAGTAGCGTATTGCTCAGTTATATGTAAGAATTCCTCGGTAAGAAGGGTAGTTTCCGTAATATTCCGGACAAAAATAATGGTATTGCCTGTACTGGGTTCAGGAAAAAAATGCCATTGAAAGTATTCTTTAAGTCCACGAGCAGTGATATGCTCCAACTTGAATAATTCACGCGGGGTTCCGGAGTGGTAGCATTCCTGATAGGTATTATAAACCATATCGGCGGCCGGCATCCCAAAGATTAGTTTTACAATGCGAAACAGCTCTTTGTCGACGAATCTGCGACACTTTTTTTCACTATATTTGGACGCAACCATATGCAAGATTTGTCCCTTAGCGTTAATAACGATAAGAGCCGAAGGTATTGCGCTAGTAACAGCGGCCATTATGGCTATACATAGATCAATGTTAACCACACTCATACCACCCAGAATTATAATATGTAATAAACATTCACCAAACGAAAGGAAAATCCTGCTATAAGAAATTAGACAACCATCCACGGGTTGTGGATGGTTGTCTAATCTTATTCTTTAATACATTGGGCCCCACGGCGGATAGCTTGTTCATTAATTTCCAATAGTTCCGGTTTCTTGGCAAACATTTTTTGAAAAGCTTTTAGTAGCGATGCCGTAGCAACAGCTCCCGTCGCAGCAATCAACGCTCCTAAAGCTACCATGTTGGCAACCTTGGAATTTCCTAGTTCAGCAGCGATATCATTAGCCGGTACACGATATACGGTAATATCCTCGCGCTTGCTGTTCCGTTCGATAAGAGAACTATTAATAATTAACACTCCCCCTGGCAGCAGCGCAGGCTCAAACTTGTCTAGTGACGGTAAATTCATGGCAACTACGGCGGTTGGTTCTGTTACGATGGGAGCGCCAATGGCTTCATCCGAAACGATAACAGAACAGTTTGCCGTCCCCCCTCTCATTTCCGGACCGTAAGAGGGTATCCATGATACTTGTTTGCCTTCAATCATCCCGGCATAAGTCATAAGCTGCCCCATTAGCATTACTCCTTGACCACCAAAGCCG
Encoded proteins:
- a CDS encoding AAA family ATPase, with the protein product MSTNITFAIGQPLYIRMVSPQSTTYVTRILAMSMHTLTISIPYDEGRMLLWPVGTWLEVIASNPGGDYVFNAEILSRALGDVKSYIITRPQTIARYNNRHLTSGAMTRVIALTSGKGGVGKTTLAINLAIALASYGKRVFIMDVDLGTANVDVLLGLRPQWDITAVLAEEKSLLDIAIPAPGNIAVIPGGSGLQELTQMSESRFIKLIHSFNQLDGLADILLLDTGAGISRDVSNFLLAADEVVVVTTPEPHALTDAYAIIKIMHKLQCSSRKMLIVNRAETVEEAREVADKLITASHHFLHQEIKYLGSVCEDRVVRKSLKAQYPLILSHPQSAVAKDVRAIAANLLHLPVNPVNTEANRGITGFVSKLVSLFRRNSSEKILQPY
- the lexA gene encoding transcriptional repressor LexA; protein product: MTKEFLLSNRQKQILAYIKETLRIKGYPPSVREIGEAVGLSSSSTVHSHLSKLEELGFIRRDPTKPRAIEVLDEAPWRQKALTPVPMVGRVTAGQPILAVENIEEVFPLPTEFVGNDDNVFMLVVRGDSMINAGILDGDLVIVREQNTARNGDIVVALLDGEEATVKRFYKEKDYIRLQPENNYMEPIYSQNVTILGKVVGLFRRF
- a CDS encoding spore coat protein, whose translation is MNTMNRLSDRDMLLDLLVTENYLSQLYNHAVLESSTSNVQKTFEQLLQDAHNTSRALFTEMQERGWYNVKRTADADKEIRTRKSIRETFDLSDDSTYATTSGSRKLGRHLGYKRRMGKTGVFTRDPKIRTSMQEEQDWQ
- a CDS encoding LysM peptidoglycan-binding domain-containing protein, whose protein sequence is MLKYYLKLFLFTMLVAIISWYGLSGAFAQTNAFLVSDSYQLITVNYGDTLWSIASKYVTDQDDIRDLIIAIKQTNNLDNGVVIHPGQQLKIPLKTKNFEISRVVQK
- a CDS encoding class I SAM-dependent methyltransferase, with the protein product MTQDVFGDFKAYSLAGTDQEIQFITTVLNLPPNSSILDLYCGYGRHAIELARLGFNVTGVDATKAFLDIASQKAEEEGVAVTFAQCDMRELDYCEEFDAVINMFAAFGYFSDAENIDVLKRVAKALRPHGLFLIDLLNRDWMVRNSLNRYWRHPSGEYVLSYKVELSQGVAIMKRELVNLLTGAKTQYEFVLRAYSLAEITAILAQAGFSIKQTYGGFDYRTYGVEAPRMIILAEKQT
- a CDS encoding patatin-like phospholipase family protein, giving the protein MLVRVNGRESNRRPKVGLALSGGGLRGIAHIGVLNVLLQNQIPIHMIAGTSAGAIIAAMYACGYSPRDMATIAETIKIRDLVDLKFTIADLIKHGVKCFLGPKYRFWSVLPKGLVKGDKIEKFFVKYWQQKTVRDTKIPIAITAVDINSADTVFFTTPLPGQRKILNARYIHNALLSEAVRASISIPGVFCPKKYHGMTLVDGGVKNNLPTDILHHMGADVIIAVNLGYDGQQINDIETIGEILIQCIEIMGREVTLLKGEQYADVIIRPSVYDLDFKSSRYVAHCIAKGEEAARQKLSDIKVLL
- a CDS encoding sensor domain-containing diguanylate cyclase yields the protein MVNIDLCIAIMAAVTSAIPSALIVINAKGQILHMVASKYSEKKCRRFVDKELFRIVKLIFGMPAADMVYNTYQECYHSGTPRELFKLEHITARGLKEYFQWHFFPEPSTGNTIIFVRNITETTLLTEEFLHITEQYATVNQELCVAMSKLDLHLMDLEQAHKKLAALYRITAIVQKTVNENEVLNEILDGITRELGFTCAAILLLDKDRQELTMKAHRGYSNNVRIPLGKGITGYAALTGQLIYVPDVRHDPRYIKGTHDGVSEVAVPLIVNNEIIGVLDVETNQAKRLQDYDLDLLRSLASQISMTIAHANHVSRVELQAITDGLTGLYNYRYFQTLFEREFKRAVRYKRPLSLLMIDIDNFKLYNDTYGHRQGDYIIRTIANIIRQNCRDVDIVVRYGGEEFAVLFPETTIDEALKIAERIRKAVAEYPFANKHSQPGGVLTVSMGVAGYPYDAQSETELIDHADLALYRAKRTSKNRVCLYRDHLDAN
- a CDS encoding 2-oxoacid:acceptor oxidoreductase family protein, which produces MTHEIIMAGFGGQGVMLMGQLMTYAGMIEGKQVSWIPSYGPEMRGGTANCSVIVSDEAIGAPIVTEPTAVVAMNLPSLDKFEPALLPGGVLIINSSLIERNSKREDITVYRVPANDIAAELGNSKVANMVALGALIAATGAVATASLLKAFQKMFAKKPELLEINEQAIRRGAQCIKE